The sequence TACCATGAAATAAATCTTAAAATCACCGACTGGCAGTTCAGTCTCGATGACCATAATGTGATTGTGTTAGACAGGGCCGATTGTGCAACAGTCATTGATGAAAAAGAAGAAATTATTGCTTCGCAGCAGGAAATCCTCAGAATAGATGATATGCTTCGTGAACGTTTTCACATTGATAAACGCAGAGACGACATGGTTCAGCCCTGGGTAATCGCCCGCGAACCGATTGGGCATCAGGTTGAGACGGTTCTTACGTATTCTTTCACCGTCGATGTGCTTCCTTGTGACCCTGTGCACCTCGCGGTTGAACAGCCACAGCGATGGCAAATTGAACTGAACAACAAAATCATCGAATTTAAAACCCCGACCAGTTGGTGGGTTGATCCTGCAATAAAGATGCTGCCAATAAGCTTAAATAATATTAAAAAAGGCACAAATATTCTCAAATTCAAAGGTAAATTTGACAGACATGCAAATCTCGAAATCGTTTATCTTCTCGGCGGGTTCGGTGTCTCAGTCAATAAAACGAGCGTATCTATGTGCAAACTTCCCGACAAATTAAAACTTGGCAGCTGGCTCAATCAGGGATTACCGTTTTACAGTGGCAATATAATTTACAGTGGAAATTTTAAATTACAGCATCAAAACAACTGCAGATACTTTATAAAATTTCCAGCTTTTTTTGCCTCTCTGCTTGAAGTAAAAATAAATAACAATAAGTCCATTTTCGTTATCTCGACTAATTGCCAAAAGGAAGTCACAGAATTTCTTTGCAATGGCGACAATCATATCGAAATTACACTCTATGGCTCACGTCGTAATGCCTTTGGTCCATTGCATCTTTCGGAAGATAAACCGGTATGGATTGGCCCTCAACAATTTCTATACAATGCAGAAAACTGGCAAGATGAATACAAACTCATAGACTACGGCCTGTTTATGCCGCCTGTGATTCTGCGAAATTGAATGTATTTTTCAATGTTTTTTAGTAGTAAAATGCATTATCAGTTGAAGATTGCAAGAAACGATATGCGATTATTGCAGAAAAATCAATGGTCGTTTTGTAGTATTGTAATATAATAATTGTTTGACACAGGATAGAGAAATATACTATGCGAGAATTAAGCAGTTACGAGCGAGTTAGAAACACGCTGGACAAGAAACCGGTTGATGAAATAGCCTTTACAATTGATCCGTGGCCTGAAACGATAAAGAAATGGCAAACAGAAGGGCATTTTGCAAAAAAGGATATAGAAGATTGGTGGCTTCATTTCAAACAGGATATTATGGCTGCCGGCTGGCTTAATTCGACAGCTGATCTTGATTTTGAGCCGAGGGTACTGGAAGAGACTGATGATACGATTCTTAAGGTAGATGGCAATGGTGCGACTTTGCGGACGCACAAAAAATATAGCCGTACGCCGGAACACGTCAATTTTGTCGCAAAAGACCGCATCGGATGGGAAAAGCATATCAAGCCCCATCTATTTGGAGTTGATGGGCGGCGGATACCGCTTGAAGAATATAAGAAACGCAGGACGATTGCGACAGAAAAACAGTTATTCTTCTGTTGGCATGGTGAGGGCCCCTTTGAACAAATTCATTCAATATGTGGGCATGAAGATATGTTGATGGGGATGACTCTTGACCCTGACTGGGTAAGGGATATGGTAATGACATATACCGAACTTACCATCAGACATCTGGAATTGCTTTTTAATGAGGCTGGTCAACCCGACGGATTTTGGCTATATGAGGATATGGGATTCAAAAATAAGCCATTTATGTCACTGACAATGTACGAGGATATTGTACAACTGGGGCATAAACGCTTTTTTGATTTTGCCCATTCAATAGGCTGTAAAGTAATTGTGCATTCGTGCGGATTTGTCGAACCTTTGGTGCCGGGCCTTATTACCGCTGGTATGGATTGCCTCCAGGCAATGGAGGTAAAAGCTGGAATGGATATGCCGCATTTGTTTAAATTATTTGGAGACAAAATAGCGTTTTTTGGTAATATCGATGCGCGGGCGCTTATTACGAATGATTATAAAATTATAGATGAAGAACTGACAAAAAAAATTGTGCCGGTGGTTTCACATAGTGGATCATATATTCTGCATACAGATCATTCCGAACCGCCGGAAATAAAATATGATACAATGTGGCATTTTATACGCAGAGGCAAGGAAATTGCCAAAGAAGCAGCCTCTAAAAAATAAATTTGGCAAAGTTAAATTTATCCCACTCATAAGACAAAAGGATGTGAAATGAATTTGAACTTAAATCTGTTTCCAAAGAATTTTCTCTGGGGAGCTGCGACATCTGCATTCCAGAGTGAAGGAGCATGGAATGCAGATGGTAAAGGCGAAAGCAACTGGGACCGATGGTGCCATACCTCCGGTAAAATCAAGGATGGTGGCAATGCAGATATTGCTTGTGATTTTTACCACAGGTATCCAGAAGATATAGAAATAATGAAGCAATTAGGTCTTACTGCTTTTCGATTTTCTATTGCATGGACCCGCGTTCAGCCGGATGGTCGCGGAGTGGTTAATCCCAAAGGAATAGAATTTTACGATAAATTGATAGATTTGTTTTTGAACGCAGGAATCACACCTTTTGTATGCCTTTGTCATTATGACATACCACAGGTTCTGGAAGATAAGGGTGGCTGGGTTAACCGCGAATTTACAGACTGGTTTGCAGATTATGCTTATATTATGGCTCAGAAGTATGGCGACCGTGTAAAAAACTGGTTTACAATTAATGAGCCTATTTGCATCTCTGAAGGGCATTATTCGATGACGCTTGAACCGCCGGGCCTCGGTGCCCCTCAAGCTGGAGCAACTGTTTCTCACCATTTGCTGCTGGGACACGGGAAAGCTTTAAGAGCAATAAAATCCCTTGGCAATCATAAGGTCGGGATAATATGCAATCTCTATCCCATTCATCCATTCAACAATTCTAAACAGACAAATTATGAAGACAGCGGCCATCGTAGGAGTATCATTGGTGATGGCTGCGGTGAAGAATCAACTAATTACGAAGACCAAGTGCAGGCCGTAAGACTTGCCGATGGCTATATAAACAGATGGTGGCTTGACCCCATATATAAGGGCACATATCCACAGGATATCTGGCGGCATAAAGACTTTTTACCACAAATTCAGGATGGCGATTTAGAGATAATAAGCACGAAACCTGATTACCTTGGTGTTAATTATTATCATCGAATGGTAGTTAAGCCGTTACGTTCCAAGAACAAACTGAGTTTCCAAATTGTAGATGCCAAAGAACTGGGTACGCCTTACAGTGAAATGGGCTGGGAAATATATCCTGAGGGCCTTTATGAAATTGTAAAAACGGTTGCATCAGAATATACTAATGAAATTTATATAACAGAAAATGGTGTATCCTATGCGGATAAAATTTCATCAGATGGTTTTGTTCATGATGCCAAGCGTATAGATTATCTGCAGCAGCACCTTCAGCAAGTTGAAAAATGCATTAGAAATGGTGTTAACATTAAGGGCTATTTTGCGTGGACACTGATGGACAATTTTGAATGGGAGCTTGGCTGGACACAGAAATTCGGCCTTGTTTATCTGGACCGCAAAACGTTGAACCGAGTGATAAAAGACAGTGGAATTTGGTATCGTAATTTAATATTAAAACACAAAACTAAAGAGTAAGTTATGAATTTACGCTTTTGCGGACAGATTGCGGTCGTATCGTACTAAAGCAGGTTTGTTATGTTATCATTTAATGTAATGGGCTTGGTTGCGTAGCCAGGCATTTGATATGAGAAATACCAATTATTTGTAGGTTTGAAAATATGATTAAACAGGAAAACCTTTCAGGCGAAAAAATTCAGCCAATTAGGGGAAAATGGAAGGGAACTCTTACCGACAGGCAGCGATTTAACCGCCAGATGCATTACAAACCGGTGGACAGATGTTTCAATATGGAGTTTGGCTACTGGAAAGAAAATTTTACTAAATGGCCTATTTTCTATGAAAATAACATTACCAACGATGAAGATGCTGAGCTGTTTTTCAATTTTGACAGGATAGCGGGTATTCAGGCATTATGGATGAATCCTCCATACAGAGAAGAAATTATCGAGCAGACAAAAACCTGTAAAAGGATAGTAAATTCGGAAGGACTGCTTGTAGAAGTTCCTCTCGACGGTCATGATACAATACCGCATATTATCAGTTCTTCAATTATAAAACCACAGGACTGGAACAGATGCAAGCAGGACCATTTTAACAGAGACGACCCACAGAGAAAGATTGACATTGGAAATCTTAAGAAGCTTTATCCTGCTTCGAGAGATTTCCCGCTTGGCGTGGACTGCGGCTCAATGATAGGCGTAGTCAGGAATATGCTTACCTTTGAAGGTTTGGCTTATGCTGTTTATGATTATCCTGATATGGTTGAGGATATGGTTGAAACCTTCTGTGTGCTTATTGAAGATTTTCTCGACCAGATACTTGGCGAAATAGACTTTGATTTCGCAAGCGGCTGGGAGGATATATGCTTTAAATCTGGCCCGATTGTTTCGGTTGATTTTTTTAAGAATGTGGTAGTGCCTCGTTACAAGCGAATAAATAAAAAACTTAAAGCATACGGAATTGATATATGGTACACAGATTGCGATGGTGATGTCAGGCCTATATTGCCTTTGCTGATTGAAAGTGGAATCAATTGCCTTTTTCCGTTCGAGGTTAATTGCTGTACGCACCCTGGCAGACTTCTTGACGAATACGGCAAAGAATTAAGAATAATGGGTGGTTTTGATAAAATGGCTTTGGGTGATGGTGAGGCCGCGATAAAAAAATATATGGAATCCCTTGTGCCTTATGTTGAACGAGGCGGGTATATACCATTTTGCGATCACCGCTGTCCGCCGAATGTAAAACATGAGGATTATATTTATTATCTTGATTTAAAAGAGCAAATGTTTGGTATGAAATAATTGAGCTGCAGACAAAATTAATTGATTTTATTAGAGCTTATTGAAATAAGTTAAAGTTAATAAAAGTCGCCTGATTTTGAGGTGTGCAAAGGTTAATCATAAGGAGTTTTGGAAATGTGTACAGCTGTTCATGATAAAATTTCAGATTGTTATAGTTTTTTTGTAGCCAAGAACGGAAATGACACATGGTCAGGGACTTTGGCTGAACCAGACCCCAAAAAACAAAATGGCCCATTCGCTTCGCTTGAACGGGCCAGGCAGGCGGTACGCAAGTTAGTAAGTTCCGGAAAATTAGACAAGCCGGTGAAAATATTGGTTAGAGAAGGGATTTATTTTTTAGAAAAACCGTTCAAACTGACGCATGAGGATTCAGGCACTGAAAAAACACAAATATGCTATCAATCTTATCCGGGCGAAAAGGCAATTTTAAGCGGAGGCAGGGTAATCGAGAACTGGCATAAAAGTCAGGGGCAGCTCTGGGAAACATTTATTCCAGAGGTCAAAGAACAGAAATGGTACTTCCGGCAGTTATTTGTAAATGAGAAACGCTGTTGCAGAGCCCGGCTTCCTAAAGAGGGGAATTACTTTCGAATCCAAGATGTATTCTCACCGGATAAAAAAATGGAAACAATCGCATTTAAGTTTATACCAGCTGACTTTCAAACTTTTAAAGATATTAAGAACGCTGAAGTAGTCAATATTCACAGTTTTGACACATCCAGGCTTAAAATTGACAATATAAACAACGATACAAATACAATTCGGCTTGCAAATACAGCCCTGTTTCCATTTATAAAAGACCGGCGTTATTATATAGAAAATATATACGAAGGATTATGTGAGCCCGGCTGTTGGTATTTGGATGCTAATAAAGGAATATTATATTATTGGCCAAGGGCTGGCGAACAGATGTCTGATGCCAAAGTCATTGCGCCGAGGATGACAGAATTGATAAACCTTGAGGGGGATATAAAAAATGGGAAATATGTCGAACATGTAATAATTAGAGATTTTCACCTGCAACATGCAGACTGGGTATTGCCATCTCGTGGATACCAAAGTCTTCAAGCTGCTGAATATGTAAATGCAGCGGTACATACTGTAGAGGCAAGAAATTGTTGTTTTATACAAAATGAACTCTCTCAGATTGGCATTTTTGGCTTTCAGTTGGGTGTAGGTAGTAAAAATAACAGTATTATTGCAAATAAAATTTATGATATGGGCGCCGGAGGAGTAAAAGTCGGCAGAACAGAAGACTGCCATGATGACCCCGAGTATTTTCCGGTGGATTTTCCCGAAATCATCAGACGTGTAAGTATTTGTGATAATGAAAAAGTCTGTGGCAACATAATTTCTGACAATTATATTTATGACGGCGGCAAGGTTTTTATGGGTGCTGTTGGGATATGGGTTGGTCAGAGCGGCAATAATTTGATTAGTCACAATGAAATATATAACCTGTATTATACCGGAATATCGGTTGGATGGTCATGGACTTGCTGGCCTACTAACCATTGTAATAATATCATAGAATATAATTATATTCATGAGGTATTGAAGGAAACACTCAGTGATGGAGGTGGAATTTATACACTGGGAGTTTCGCCAGGAACGGTTATTCGAAATAATGTTATTCATGACGTTTATTCATATAATAATAATCATGCCTGTGGTATTTATCTGGATGCGAGCAGCAGCGGAATAGTTATTGAAAACAATATTGTTTATCGTACATCATGTAATTTAATTAAAATACAGATAGGCATAAGTGGAAATATAATACGCAACAATATTTTTGCATTTGGAAAGGGGTGGCAAATTGGATTTGATTCAGAACGTACAAATATTTTTCAACAAAACATTGTTTATTTCAATGAAGGCAAACTGTTTAGCCCTAAACGCAATAGTAAATGGTCGAGTTTTGACCATATAATTGACTTTAATATTTATTTTAATGAAAACAACGACGATGAAATCAAGTTTCTCGAATATACATTTGACCAATGGCGGCAAATACAGCCTCGCCCCTCTTGGAATGGAAATGTGTTTGAACCTTTGGATGTTCACTCTTTCATCATTGATCCGCTGTTTGTCGACCCCGCCAATGGCGACTTTGATTTAAAGCCGGACTCGCCGGCATTTAGAATAGGCTTTTGTCCCATAGATAGAAAATCTGTTGGTCCAAGGTAATCAGTACCAAGAGAATCTTCGCCTGTTTTTTATTTTGACAATTGGTATAAGTATAGACGTATAATGGTATAAATAATACTAGATAATTTAAATATGGAGTTACTAGATAACAATGCTACCACGAGAAAGAGTCTTAACAACACTCGGCCATAAAGAACCAGATCGTATCCCATGGGGAGAACATTTGATAGATTGCAATGTGTATGAAGCCATTCTCGGACGTCCCACTTTTGTGAATTCACATTTCAAAGAACAGCAGGCTTGTTGGCAAGGCAGGCGTGATGAAGTTGTAGAGCATTATAAACGTGACCTGCCAGAGTTAACGTATGCGTTAGGATTAGACATAGTTACTCTCCCAGAGGTTTTACCTGCTAAAGATTCTGTTTATTCGCCGATGAAAAAGATTGATGATGTAACATATTGTGATGAAAATGATAATATTTTTAAAGTGTCAAATTCCGGCTGGCTACTCCCTTATAAGATGAATAAAGATAAATATCTTTGTCCTACAGTTGAAAGTGTACAGAAACAAATAGATAAGCTTGATTCGGCTCCTCCTGTAAATGTATCCGATTCTTGCTGGGAGGTGCATTGTTACATTAATGACAAGATGAAAAAAACTCATTTTATTGCTGGTTTGGGAGAAGGCATTGAATTTCCTTGTTTTGGCATTGATGAAATTGAGGGTTGGATAAGTCTAATTGAGTATCCTGATGTATGTAAAAAAATTGCTGAACTTAGAGGCAAACAGTCAATACGTACGATTCAGGCGTATGCTGCGCTGGGACTCGATGCAATTATTGTATGTGGAGATTTGGGGCAAAGCAGGGGTTTGAGTGCCAGCCCGGCAATTTACAAAGAACTGGTATTTCCTTGGCAGAAAGCTCAGGCGGAAGAGGCACATAGGCTGGGACTTAAAATCTTGCTGCATTGCTGTGGAAATATCTGGTCCGTTATCAATGATATTGCGGATTTATACGATGCTTACGAGTCTATTCAAACCAGTGCCGGTATGGACATTCGGAAACTAAAGGAAGATGTTGGACAAAAGATTACACTTTGGGGTGGGATTAGCCATGAACATATTCATGGCGGAACGGTGGAGGATATACGTGATGATGCCCGCTACTCTTTTCATCACGCAGCTCGTGGTGGAGGCTATATTATGGGCTCATCCCATTCATTAGCTATTGGAGCAAAAATAGAAAATATCTTTGAAATGAAACGGTGCCGTGATGAATGGGGTGTATATCCAATTGATGGGAAATTTACTGCAAAACGTTCCTGTTCATAAATAATTATATGTGAATCATGGATTAATTTTTGACAACTCCAGTAACACATAATTAGCTTGTCGGATTATACTTTAAAATCTCCGAATTTAATTATACTTGCCAATCCCCCAATGGCTGTTTCGCGATATTTACTTTGCATGTCACGACCTGTTGTATACATAACTTTTACGGCGGTATCAAAAGAAATCTTGTGTTTTCCATTTGTAGAAATAGCATAAGTTGCACACTCAAATGCCCTCGTAGCCCCAAAGGCATTTCGTTCAATACAGGGTATCTGTACGAAACCACCTACGGGGTCACAGGTAAGTCCAAAATTATGCTCCAGAGCCATTTCCGCAGCGTATTCGATTTGATCATTATTTCCTCCCAGAATCTGACAGGTTGCCGCTGCCGCCATCGCGCAGGCAGTGCCTATTTCACCTTGGCAACCGACTTGTGCACCACTGATTGATGCTGATTTACAAACAGCAGAGGCAAATAATCCGGCCGTCATAATTCCCTGGATTATTTTCTCTTTAGGTACTTGGTGATGGCATGACAAGTAATATAAGATGCCTGGTAAAATACCACAGGAGCCGCATGTTGGTGCGGTTACTATAATCCCTCCAGAAGCATTTTCCTCTGCTACTGCCAATGCATAACAAAAGATATAATTTAAGTCCTGCAAAATTCCCGTATGTATATCTGTGTTCTTAAACATCATTTTGGCTCTGCGCTCCAGTCTTAAATATCCCGGCAAAACTGCTTCTTGAGTAATTCCGTGTCTGATTGCAGCTTTCATCACGTTCCAAATATTAGACAAATAGCTTTTAATTCCATCTCCCTCAACTTCCATTACATATTCCCACATTTTTTTATTATTTATATGACAATATGAAATTATTTCTTCGATTGTGTTGGAATCATACTTTAAAGATGAAAGCGGTTCTACATCTCCGCCAGCATCAATTAATTCTCCTCCGCCAACCGAATAAACCACCCAGTTTATTATTTCATTTCCTATGTAATCAAATGCCCGGAATATCATACCGTTGGGATGCAATGGAAGTATTTGGTCTGGAAACCATTTAATGGTTATAGATAACGGCGAAAGTTCGGCGATTATCGCGGAATCCGCCAAATGGCCTTTACCAGTTGCTGCAAGGCTACCGTATAATTCGACCGTAATAGCAGTTGTGGCATTTATATCAACCTTGTTCTTAAAAATTAATGCTGCTTTTTGCGGTCCCATTGTATGCGAACTTGATGGTCCCTTTCCTACCTTATAAATACATTTAATGGATTTCATTGAAGTCTTAAAAAAAAGATTATGATTTGAATATGGAATCTGTTTTAGTAAAATCAATTGGTGTTTGTATTATGAGATTTAGACCTGCAATCGTCATCAGGTCAGGCAAATCATAATAAGTTAATGCGTTATGTAAGATATTTGTGAATCTGCATTCTAACAAACCAGCTTCAATAATGCATGACCATGATTTTAGTGTCTTTGCAATAATAACTTCTTCAAATAAATCCGGCTCACACGCAGTTGCGTGCAAAGCGGGGATTCCAACCTGACTGCCAACCGCATGGAGGTGAATTTTAGTGAATTCATTTTTAAGAAGTTTAACGCAACTGAGAATGTCATTTGTTCTCATCCCTATATAAGATTTTCCGAGAAGATATGCTAAATAAAAATCTTCTCTATCTGGCCCAAAGAATGGAATTGGAACTTTCTGTTTGTTCTGCATAGTTTCGCCAATGCCTCGCAAATCTATAGCTAAAACAGCAAAACCATTTTCCAGATAACTTTGAATCATTTGCTTGGATTCATAGCAGGATTTACCATTTTCATTTAAGTATATTAAAGCTTTTTTTGCTGAAACCTTTGAGGGGATATATTTGGAAGCAGGCAAACATATACCATGTTCAGTCGCTATAACGAATCTTTCTGGTTGACCTTGTTCAATAACGGATATAACAGGCATACTCAAATCAGCTATTTTTGTGATTCCTGCGAGATCTCTGATTTTTTCGCGAGTTATTTTTTGCCGCCTTAGTGCGAGTTGTTTTACATGTTTTCTATTGAGATCATATATTGACACTGCATTTTCCAACTGCATCACCTGCCCTTTTGAGGTGCACATTATTTCTTCTTTGCTCAAAATATCTATTGCTGGCTCTGAAATATTGACATCTCTTCCGCAAAGCCATCTAAGCATCCATTGCACAGAAGCTTCTCTGAGTCGTTGCGAATAGCAATGTTTAGTATTGTCTTCAACAATTGCAATATGTTCAGGATGTCCCAATAAAGTATATAGTTTTTTTACGTATCGGAAAGTATCCCATGTGCCATTAATATCAAAGAAATCTTTTGTTGTAGCACATATAAGTATTGGAACTGGCGCTCTTATAATCAGGTAATCAGCATGCATAATCCCTTTTTGAATTTGACCAAATAAATTTTGTTCTGCATCCTGAGGACCTATTGTCGTGAGCAATTTATCAAAATTTGTAATATAGCATGAAGGGGAAGCGGCCTTAATTCTTTCATCAAGGCAGACAAGATATGATGAAAGTGTGCCACCTCCACTGTTACCCATAACGCCAAATTTGTTCGAATTAATATCCGTGCGTGTCTGGAGATAATCAAGACATCTCATCGCGTCCCAAATCATTGTACGAGCAATGTTTTGTCCTAATAAAATTGCCCCCATTCCTGCCATAAAGTGAGATTCAATACAACTAATAGGAGCGGTTCTGTCGTTATCAAGAAATTGTAGGCGTTCACCCTGATCGACAGGGTCGAAGATCATAGCGGCTATTCCGTTAAGAGATAGTAAGGCACAAGCTTTTTGGTATCTTGGTTCGGCTTTTCCATTCACCGCATGTCCGCAAGGTACAAGAACCGTCGGATACGGCGGCCGAAAATTTTTGGAATCAGGAAGAAATAAAACAGCGGATACATAAAAATATGGCTGGCTTTCAAATAAAATTTTTTCGACTTTGAAACCTTTCCGCTCAATAGTTCCTGTGATTATGGAATTAAGTGGAGTTCGTTCGGGGAAAGCTCCAATAGACTTAATTAGTTCTTGCTGTAATAAGACTTGATAGTTATGTATTTGTTGTGTGTTTTGGAGGGATTGGAACCGTATTCGCCATTGTGCAAAACACCGTTCTGCTTTTTCCAGTAAATATTGTGACATCATTTGACTTGTGTCAGCATTAGTATTTAGCCTGCTATTGTTCATAATACTTTTCTTAATATATCTGCTGCGGTTATATCAAGCAATAAAAAGTGATATTTCTTTTTCAAGTCGCTTATAATTCTTACTATCGTGATATATAGGCTTTAAATAATTTTACTGTCTACCTTTTCAATTCTACCTGACTTGACTGATTTTTCCATAGCTTCCAAAATTTGGACAGGTTTAAGTATCTCTTCGTGTTTTTCAGGCTCGACTCCGGTTTTGAACATTTTCGTGAATATTTTAATGCCTGTTAAATACTGATTTTTGTCATAGATGATTGTCTGTTGCAAAGGACCTTTACCGCAGACAGCATTTATGATAAAATTCTGGCAACCTTCCTTGATGAAATTCAGCGTGATAATTTTTTCATCAGAATAAATCAACTGACCCGTGGCACCATTGCCATTTTTTGTTACAAGGACTTTAACAACATTATAACCAAAAGCTTTCAAAGCAGCGTCAACCTGATGGATGCCATAGAAAAAGACACCACCGTATTTACTTTTCAAATCTGCCGGCCCGTACATTGTGCCGGATAAAATATCACCGTTATTTCTGAGCTTTTTAACAAAACCGATAAAGCTTTTCTGATGAGGGATTATAC comes from Phycisphaerae bacterium and encodes:
- a CDS encoding uroporphyrinogen decarboxylase family protein; amino-acid sequence: MRELSSYERVRNTLDKKPVDEIAFTIDPWPETIKKWQTEGHFAKKDIEDWWLHFKQDIMAAGWLNSTADLDFEPRVLEETDDTILKVDGNGATLRTHKKYSRTPEHVNFVAKDRIGWEKHIKPHLFGVDGRRIPLEEYKKRRTIATEKQLFFCWHGEGPFEQIHSICGHEDMLMGMTLDPDWVRDMVMTYTELTIRHLELLFNEAGQPDGFWLYEDMGFKNKPFMSLTMYEDIVQLGHKRFFDFAHSIGCKVIVHSCGFVEPLVPGLITAGMDCLQAMEVKAGMDMPHLFKLFGDKIAFFGNIDARALITNDYKIIDEELTKKIVPVVSHSGSYILHTDHSEPPEIKYDTMWHFIRRGKEIAKEAASKK
- a CDS encoding family 1 glycosylhydrolase; amino-acid sequence: MNLNLNLFPKNFLWGAATSAFQSEGAWNADGKGESNWDRWCHTSGKIKDGGNADIACDFYHRYPEDIEIMKQLGLTAFRFSIAWTRVQPDGRGVVNPKGIEFYDKLIDLFLNAGITPFVCLCHYDIPQVLEDKGGWVNREFTDWFADYAYIMAQKYGDRVKNWFTINEPICISEGHYSMTLEPPGLGAPQAGATVSHHLLLGHGKALRAIKSLGNHKVGIICNLYPIHPFNNSKQTNYEDSGHRRSIIGDGCGEESTNYEDQVQAVRLADGYINRWWLDPIYKGTYPQDIWRHKDFLPQIQDGDLEIISTKPDYLGVNYYHRMVVKPLRSKNKLSFQIVDAKELGTPYSEMGWEIYPEGLYEIVKTVASEYTNEIYITENGVSYADKISSDGFVHDAKRIDYLQQHLQQVEKCIRNGVNIKGYFAWTLMDNFEWELGWTQKFGLVYLDRKTLNRVIKDSGIWYRNLILKHKTKE
- a CDS encoding uroporphyrinogen decarboxylase family protein; protein product: MIKQENLSGEKIQPIRGKWKGTLTDRQRFNRQMHYKPVDRCFNMEFGYWKENFTKWPIFYENNITNDEDAELFFNFDRIAGIQALWMNPPYREEIIEQTKTCKRIVNSEGLLVEVPLDGHDTIPHIISSSIIKPQDWNRCKQDHFNRDDPQRKIDIGNLKKLYPASRDFPLGVDCGSMIGVVRNMLTFEGLAYAVYDYPDMVEDMVETFCVLIEDFLDQILGEIDFDFASGWEDICFKSGPIVSVDFFKNVVVPRYKRINKKLKAYGIDIWYTDCDGDVRPILPLLIESGINCLFPFEVNCCTHPGRLLDEYGKELRIMGGFDKMALGDGEAAIKKYMESLVPYVERGGYIPFCDHRCPPNVKHEDYIYYLDLKEQMFGMK
- a CDS encoding right-handed parallel beta-helix repeat-containing protein, encoding MCTAVHDKISDCYSFFVAKNGNDTWSGTLAEPDPKKQNGPFASLERARQAVRKLVSSGKLDKPVKILVREGIYFLEKPFKLTHEDSGTEKTQICYQSYPGEKAILSGGRVIENWHKSQGQLWETFIPEVKEQKWYFRQLFVNEKRCCRARLPKEGNYFRIQDVFSPDKKMETIAFKFIPADFQTFKDIKNAEVVNIHSFDTSRLKIDNINNDTNTIRLANTALFPFIKDRRYYIENIYEGLCEPGCWYLDANKGILYYWPRAGEQMSDAKVIAPRMTELINLEGDIKNGKYVEHVIIRDFHLQHADWVLPSRGYQSLQAAEYVNAAVHTVEARNCCFIQNELSQIGIFGFQLGVGSKNNSIIANKIYDMGAGGVKVGRTEDCHDDPEYFPVDFPEIIRRVSICDNEKVCGNIISDNYIYDGGKVFMGAVGIWVGQSGNNLISHNEIYNLYYTGISVGWSWTCWPTNHCNNIIEYNYIHEVLKETLSDGGGIYTLGVSPGTVIRNNVIHDVYSYNNNHACGIYLDASSSGIVIENNIVYRTSCNLIKIQIGISGNIIRNNIFAFGKGWQIGFDSERTNIFQQNIVYFNEGKLFSPKRNSKWSSFDHIIDFNIYFNENNDDEIKFLEYTFDQWRQIQPRPSWNGNVFEPLDVHSFIIDPLFVDPANGDFDLKPDSPAFRIGFCPIDRKSVGPR
- a CDS encoding uroporphyrinogen decarboxylase family protein produces the protein MLPRERVLTTLGHKEPDRIPWGEHLIDCNVYEAILGRPTFVNSHFKEQQACWQGRRDEVVEHYKRDLPELTYALGLDIVTLPEVLPAKDSVYSPMKKIDDVTYCDENDNIFKVSNSGWLLPYKMNKDKYLCPTVESVQKQIDKLDSAPPVNVSDSCWEVHCYINDKMKKTHFIAGLGEGIEFPCFGIDEIEGWISLIEYPDVCKKIAELRGKQSIRTIQAYAALGLDAIIVCGDLGQSRGLSASPAIYKELVFPWQKAQAEEAHRLGLKILLHCCGNIWSVINDIADLYDAYESIQTSAGMDIRKLKEDVGQKITLWGGISHEHIHGGTVEDIRDDARYSFHHAARGGGYIMGSSHSLAIGAKIENIFEMKRCRDEWGVYPIDGKFTAKRSCS
- a CDS encoding L-serine ammonia-lyase, which gives rise to MKSIKCIYKVGKGPSSSHTMGPQKAALIFKNKVDINATTAITVELYGSLAATGKGHLADSAIIAELSPLSITIKWFPDQILPLHPNGMIFRAFDYIGNEIINWVVYSVGGGELIDAGGDVEPLSSLKYDSNTIEEIISYCHINNKKMWEYVMEVEGDGIKSYLSNIWNVMKAAIRHGITQEAVLPGYLRLERRAKMMFKNTDIHTGILQDLNYIFCYALAVAEENASGGIIVTAPTCGSCGILPGILYYLSCHHQVPKEKIIQGIMTAGLFASAVCKSASISGAQVGCQGEIGTACAMAAAATCQILGGNNDQIEYAAEMALEHNFGLTCDPVGGFVQIPCIERNAFGATRAFECATYAISTNGKHKISFDTAVKVMYTTGRDMQSKYRETAIGGLASIIKFGDFKV
- a CDS encoding Gfo/Idh/MocA family oxidoreductase is translated as MKIGVIGAENSHTARIAKVINVEKLIKDFTVDYLWGETEEFAKKAALEGQIPNIVEKPIQMLGKIDALIVDHRHGKYHLKPALPFIKNGIPCFIDKPFCYRTKEGIEFLENAKKHGVPVTSFSIIPHQKSFIGFVKKLRNNGDILSGTMYGPADLKSKYGGVFFYGIHQVDAALKAFGYNVVKVLVTKNGNGATGQLIYSDEKIITLNFIKEGCQNFIINAVCGKGPLQQTIIYDKNQYLTGIKIFTKMFKTGVEPEKHEEILKPVQILEAMEKSVKSGRIEKVDSKII